In Methanocorpusculum sp., a single genomic region encodes these proteins:
- a CDS encoding DHH family phosphoesterase gives MVKSNNTKNGSNKQTLQEKIVGRTTNIVHLTHNDLDAAGSDAVCRMTFGNEILTLFSSVGKFTWFTAQVSGCNGKGDTLIISDLGYQNGIEDQIRKAHAAGWVIQWYDHHKWTDAEKHKVTPFVQTLIVDTTKCATGVVASVLAKDNQSAREVASVVCDYDLWKHQDPRSAKLGIVTSKQENLRLIRDKLTQGIIIDDEISSIFEKIEHDKNKCMKKSIRAAKIFRGKYTIAVMPAYGYPSETSAEARRQLGTDMELLVFDNGKFSLRSVPEISHLIAKQFGGGGHPNASGGSFNYTWKEKWMLKLFRKVSRADSFITAAQNL, from the coding sequence ATGGTCAAGAGCAATAATACAAAAAACGGGTCCAATAAGCAGACCCTCCAGGAAAAAATCGTTGGACGAACCACAAATATCGTCCACCTGACCCACAACGACTTAGACGCCGCAGGATCGGACGCAGTCTGCCGGATGACATTCGGGAACGAGATCCTCACCCTCTTCTCCTCAGTTGGAAAATTCACCTGGTTCACAGCGCAGGTCAGCGGATGCAACGGAAAAGGAGATACCCTCATCATCAGTGATCTGGGCTATCAGAACGGGATCGAAGACCAGATACGAAAAGCCCACGCTGCAGGATGGGTCATTCAGTGGTACGATCACCACAAATGGACCGATGCAGAAAAACACAAGGTCACGCCGTTTGTCCAGACCCTTATCGTGGACACAACGAAATGCGCCACAGGCGTTGTGGCCTCGGTGCTTGCCAAAGATAACCAAAGCGCACGCGAAGTCGCCAGCGTCGTCTGCGATTACGATCTCTGGAAACACCAGGACCCAAGATCCGCAAAACTCGGCATCGTCACCTCCAAACAGGAAAACCTCAGACTCATCAGGGACAAACTTACCCAAGGCATCATCATCGACGACGAGATCTCCAGCATCTTTGAAAAAATCGAGCATGACAAGAACAAATGCATGAAAAAAAGTATCAGGGCTGCGAAAATCTTCCGGGGAAAATACACCATCGCCGTCATGCCGGCCTACGGCTACCCGAGCGAAACCTCAGCAGAAGCACGCAGACAACTTGGGACCGACATGGAACTCCTTGTCTTTGACAATGGAAAGTTCTCCCTCCGCAGTGTTCCGGAGATCAGCCACCTTATCGCCAAACAGTTCGGCGGCGGAGGCCACCCGAATGCATCTGGGGGGAGCTTCAACTATACCTGGAAGGAGAAGTGGATGCTCAAACTCTTCAGGAAAGTATCCCGGGCAGACAGCTTCATAACTGCCGCGCAGAACCTCTGA
- a CDS encoding M23 family metallopeptidase: protein MEYYCWGREVYAPCDGIVVQAQDGYEERARTNLISDMSNAYKNAHHFDPEKDDAQVIAGNYIVMECGENVYAALVHLQKGSVQVTVGQRIKKGEMIGRVGHSGNSFAPHLHFQLMDSSDITTANGLPCAFEKYEVCKNGEWKSVCNGIPTDKDRIRFCPKSL, encoded by the coding sequence ATGGAATATTACTGCTGGGGCCGGGAAGTGTATGCACCGTGTGACGGGATCGTTGTCCAGGCACAGGATGGCTATGAAGAACGGGCACGGACGAATTTGATTTCTGACATGTCCAACGCTTATAAAAATGCGCATCACTTCGATCCGGAAAAAGACGACGCACAAGTGATTGCTGGCAACTACATCGTTATGGAATGCGGCGAAAATGTATATGCCGCGCTCGTCCATCTGCAGAAAGGGTCGGTTCAGGTGACCGTTGGACAGAGAATTAAAAAGGGTGAGATGATCGGGAGAGTGGGTCATTCCGGCAATTCTTTTGCTCCGCATCTGCATTTTCAGCTTATGGACAGCAGTGACATAACTACGGCAAACGGACTCCCATGCGCTTTTGAAAAATATGAAGTCTGCAAAAACGGCGAGTGGAAATCTGTATGTAATGGTATTCCCACAGATAAGGACAGGATTCGGTTTTGTCCCAAATCTTTGTGA